In the genome of Gemmatimonadota bacterium, the window AACCGGATCCGACACCACCTCGTACCCCTGCTGCAAAGGGAGTACAATCCCCATATCGTACAGGGGCTGTCGCGCCTCGCGGACGTGACGCGCGGCGAGGCGGAGTACCTGGATGCAAAGGCGACGACATTTCTCGCCAATCATGCCCGGCGCGAGGACGGGAATGTCCTACGGCTGGACCTCGATGCCTGGACGAACGCGGCGCCTGCCCTGCAGCGGGTCCTGGTCCGGCGCCTGGTCCGGACCCTGGGTGGCAACGAGGAGCGGCTGCGTTTCGACCAGGTGGAAGATACCCGTGCATGGATCGGACGGGGCCCGGTCGGGCAAATCCAGGAACTGCCCTGCGGGGTCCGCATGGAATGCCGCACGTCCGAACTGGTTATGTGTCGAGGCCTGTTAGCGCCTTTCCGACTGAATCTGGAGGTTCCCGGGAAGGTGGAGTTACCGGACACGAACCTGTCGATCCATGTCGCGGAGGGGTCCGCGCAAACCGCGCCCGACGCCACGGCGCACCGGGCCGTTTTCGATGCGGCGGCCGTGCGCCGGCCGTGGACCGTGCGTTCCCGCGAACAGGGCGACCGCATGTCGCCATTCGGCCTGGCTGGACACAAGTCCCTGAAGAAGCTGTTCAACGAATGGGACGTGCCCCGGCTGTTGCGCGACCGCGTGCCGGTCGTCACGGACGGAACGCAGATCCTGTGGGTGGCGGGCTACCGGCAGAGCAACGAGGGGCTGGTCACCGGGAAGACGCGCCGCGTGATGGTCGCCGAGCTTAAGGTGAAAAACCCGAAGTGATGAGAATCCTGCTCACCGAAGAACAGATCGCGGAGAAGGTGAAAAGCCTCGGGGCACGCCTTTCCGCGGACTACCGGGAGAAGAACCCGGTACTCATCGGATGTCTCAAGGGGGGCGTGGTCTTCCTTGCCGACCTTATGCGGGAAATCACGATACCTCTCACCATCGACTTCGTACGCGCTTCAACCTATGGGACGGGGCAGGTTTCCGCCGGCGTCGTAAAGGCCGATATCTTCGATGTGAACATCCGCGGACGGCACGCCGTAATCGTGGAGGACATCGTTGACACGGGGCTGACGCTGGGCTATCTTACGGAAGTGTTGACGAAGCAGGAACCGTTGTCCCTGAAGGTATGCGCCTTGCTGGTCAAACCGGGGGCGGAACGCGCGCCCGTTTCGATCGATTATCGGGGTTTCGACATACCGGGCGATTTCGTCGTAGGGTACGGCCTCGACTGGGGCGAGCGGTACCGGGACCTGCCGTACGTCGCCGTGGTCGATGAACAGGATGCCTGAGCGTGGGGGCATGCGGGCGTGAATACGGCCTCGCATATCCTCACGCTTGTTTATTGGAGTAGCGCACAGTCAGTCGGAACGGGCAAGGTCAAATGACGAACACCGGGCAGCACAGAGAAGGGTCGCGGGAACGACGCCCCGATCCACCTGGCCAGGGCCGCGGCAACCGGCAGCAAGCGCCGGGCCAGGGCCGCGGCAACCGGCAGCAAGCGCCGCGCCGGACCCGCACCATCGTCATGTGGGTACTTCTGGCCCTGCTGTCGGTGGTGCTGGTACAGTTCTTCAGCCGGAACCGGTCCGACGGGATGGAAATCGGATAC includes:
- the hpt gene encoding hypoxanthine phosphoribosyltransferase; the protein is MRILLTEEQIAEKVKSLGARLSADYREKNPVLIGCLKGGVVFLADLMREITIPLTIDFVRASTYGTGQVSAGVVKADIFDVNIRGRHAVIVEDIVDTGLTLGYLTEVLTKQEPLSLKVCALLVKPGAERAPVSIDYRGFDIPGDFVVGYGLDWGERYRDLPYVAVVDEQDA
- the tilS gene encoding tRNA lysidine(34) synthetase TilS, with product MSPPADPHARNARFLMPDTFEHKIETRIRRHGMIRAGDRVIAAVSGGADSVVLLHALHGLRDKLDMELGAAHLDHGLRGGEGREDAAFVKDYAASLGLPCVAERADVAAYCRENGCSVEQGAREVRYGFLKRVLLDQDADSVATGHTADDQAETVLMRLLRGSGSSGLSAIRPVRDGWIIRPLLDVTAGEIAEYVQKHGLSYRTDRTNEDQDVLRNRIRHHLVPLLQREYNPHIVQGLSRLADVTRGEAEYLDAKATTFLANHARREDGNVLRLDLDAWTNAAPALQRVLVRRLVRTLGGNEERLRFDQVEDTRAWIGRGPVGQIQELPCGVRMECRTSELVMCRGLLAPFRLNLEVPGKVELPDTNLSIHVAEGSAQTAPDATAHRAVFDAAAVRRPWTVRSREQGDRMSPFGLAGHKSLKKLFNEWDVPRLLRDRVPVVTDGTQILWVAGYRQSNEGLVTGKTRRVMVAELKVKNPK